The DNA sequence ATTTTACTGTAGTATCTACATCCATAGTTGAACGCATATCCACACCTACCAGAGAAGATACTAAAAGTCCTCCCTTCAACACAAAGTTGTCTCTATATTGTGATAAAGAAACTCTCTCCAAAAGTCGCTCCATCAGATATATTCTTAGTATTATCTGCGATTTGTCACTGTCACCACCTGCTTTATTTTTTATCTTTGCCTTTACAGCTGTAGCATTTTTAATCATAACAATACCTCTGCATATTGCCTCACCTTATCTGAGACCCCCATAATACCTGCATATTCCATGAGATTATGAATATTTTTTTCACTATCTGAAAAATATGATGTCAAAGCCTTTTGGAATACTTGAATATCCATTCTTTTCTTATTCTTGATAATATCACATATACAACGCTCTTTGTCGTAGATTCTCACAGTATTACCGGTAAAAGTCTGCGCCTTTGTCAAGCCCAGATCTAACCATTCCTGTCTTACCGTATGTACTACAACACCGCTATCTTTTAGATGTTTCGCATTATAACCTCGTCCAACAGTAATTACCGGTGAAAAAGGCTCTCTGTCGGAAAGATTATGAATATACAGGGCTGTTTCATGGGAAAAAACAATTTTTCTATTCCTTAGCTGAATCGAATAAAGTCTGTCTTCCCATGCATCAGGTGAAATGTATATTCCGGGTGCAATCTTTTCCATTTCATTTTTACGGACATAATCCAAAACAAAATACTTTGACAATCCTTCATTTTGAGCTTCAACCAGTCTAATATAACCGTTCCGTTCTTCAAGTAACCTATCAATAATATTTCTTTCATCCATATTCTCAACCTCTTTCGCTACAATTTTAATTTTTTGTAGCGAAAAAGTCAATATAAATATAAAAAAGCAGAAACCCCAATCTATGAAGTCTCTGCCCATTTATTATCTTTAAAATCAAAGGAAATCTCCACACGTTTATTACGGTCTTTTCTTTTTCCGGCTCTACACTCACTTGGCTTTTCTCCCCCCTTTCATTGTATATTACCCTCCCTAAGTACTTTCATAGGCTTTAATGCCGGAATTGCGCCATAGTTTCCTGCAATATATTTCTTTGACAAAACCTCATCTCTGCGAATCTTATTCCCATCTTCATCCTTAAACTCTCCCAACGAATAAAGTTCTGATACTCCATCATTATTTTTAGATACCATCCATATCTCATCTCTACAAAGTAAATCGTTTGAAAACTGCCATATATCATACGTTGTAAAAATAAGCTGTGTATTTCTTGTATTTATCTCAGGTGATAAAAATGTCAATATAATATTTCTAACAAGCATGGGATGTAGTCTGGCATTTAGTTCATCTACAAACAATGTAGCACCCTTGTCTAAAACCTCTTTCACCGAAGGATATAAAGCAAACATTTTTAAAGTTCCACCGGACTCTTCTTTTAAGGATATAGAAGACATTCCTTCGCTACCAACCTTTTTATGAATTGTATCTATTAAATATTTGTTATCTGTATTCTCTTCTCCATCCGATTGAGATTCCTCTACATTAAAATCCCTTATTGACTCATCGAAAGTCGAAATATATTTCACCATGTTTTTTTGAACTTCTTTATTATTCATAAAACCATATTATCTACATAAAAACCTCTATTGACACACGAACATATGTTTGTGTATAATTTATTTATGATAAACATATGTTCTAAAGAAGATATTTTAAAAAAGCTTGAAATACTCTCAGACGCTGCTAAATATGATGTTGCCTGCACTTCAAGTGGAGTGGATAGAAAGGGAAAAGGAGGAATGCTTGGCAACGCTGTAGCCGCAGGAATATGCCATACTTTCAGTAGCGATGGAAGATGTGTTTCTTTGCTTAAGATACTTATGACTAACCATTGTATTTTTGATTGTAAATACTGTATTAACAGAAAAAGTAATGATATAAGACGTGCATGCTTTACTCCAAGAGAGATTTGCAAGTTGACTGTGGAATTTTATAAAAGGAATTATATTGAAGGGTTGTTTTTAAGTTCCGGTATAATTAACAGTCCGAACTTTACTATGGAAAAGATCTGTGAAACTCTTATTCTGTTAAGGAATGAATACATGTTTAACGGATATGTCCATGTTAAGGCTATACCCGGTGCCTCTGATGAATTACTTTTACAGGCCGGCTCTCTTGCAGACAGAATGAGTGTTAATATTGAGTTCCCTACTGAATCAAGCCTAAAAAAATATGCTCCCAATAAAAGCTTTCATCTTATATCAGATCCTATGAAAAAAATAAAGGATTCCATAGAGATGAATAGGTTAAGTACCGGAAAGAGTTCGAAGCTCCCAAGAAGCAATATAAATAAATATCTTCCCGGAAGTATATTTAATGATGTAGCCCAAATTGAAGGGGATAGTATTTTAAATTCATTACCTATCACTAAACAGGCTAATGTTCGACCATTTGTGCCGTCCGGCCAGAGTACACAAATGATTATAGGTGCCGGTGATGACAGTGACTATACTATCCTTATGACTGCACAAAATCTATATAAAAGTTTTGACTTAAAAAGGGTATTTTATTCCGCATATATTCCTATTAATGAGGATTCATCCCTACCAACCCTAAATACACCTGTGCCGCTTTTAAGGGAGCATAGGCTTTATCAAGCTGATTGGCTTATTAGATTTTACGGTTTTAATGCACAGGAGCTTCTAAGCAAAGAGAATCCGGACTTTAACACCTATATGGATCCTAAATGCAATTGGGCTGTTAAGCATTTGGAGTTCTTCCCTGTAGAAGTACAAACAGCTGATATATCCAGTCTGCTTAGAGTACCCGGCATAGGTCCTAAGGCTGCAAAAAGAATTGTAAGTTCTCGCAGATACTCCTTGCTTGACTTTAATTCCATTGCCAAGATGGGTGTAGTCTTAAAAAGGGCACATTACTTTTTAACCTGTAATGGAAAAATGATGTACAAAACCTTATTGGATGAAAAATATATAACAAACAGACTTATTGGTTTAAATAGTAATGAGAACTATCAACACAGCTACAAAGCTGAAAGGCAGTTATCTCTATTTGATGATTTTGGATTAAAATAATGAAAATATTTACATATGATGATAACTTTTACGCCTTGGCATCATGTATCTACACAGCTTGGGAATACAGTCTTTGCCATAAGGATGAAAGTATAAAACTGCAGAAACATTTATTTACACAGCAAAATCTTTTTTCGGAAAATATATATGTAAGCACAGATATTAATAAAGCAAAAAAGGTTATAGAAAGTATTAAGCACAAACTTTCTATGCGAACATATGAGATTGTTTATATGGCTTTCTTATATTATAAAGATACGGGAAATGATATTTATAATTACCTGAAACTTGCTTTTAAATATGGTAAAAAAATCAATTATATGTCAGGTGAGGAAATTGTTATGAAACTTTTAAAGTTTCAAACAGCAGTCAACCGTGAAATTCACTCCTATAAAGAGGTTACAAGATTTAAAGAGGTGGATGAGGATCTCTTTTTGGCAACTATAGAACCAAAGCATGATATACTTGCCGAGCTCTCCTATCATTTTAAAGATAGAATGCCTTCTCTTAACTGGAGCATTATAGACTCTTCAAGAAGTATTGCCCTAATACATCCAAAGGACAGTGACTGTTACCTACAAATAGTTGAAAAAAGCACGCTTGAAGCTGCTACAAAGTTAAATGATATAAAAAATCCTTATTCCAAACTTTGGAAAACAT is a window from the Lachnoanaerobaculum umeaense genome containing:
- a CDS encoding type IV toxin-antitoxin system AbiEi family antitoxin domain-containing protein, translating into MDERNIIDRLLEERNGYIRLVEAQNEGLSKYFVLDYVRKNEMEKIAPGIYISPDAWEDRLYSIQLRNRKIVFSHETALYIHNLSDREPFSPVITVGRGYNAKHLKDSGVVVHTVRQEWLDLGLTKAQTFTGNTVRIYDKERCICDIIKNKKRMDIQVFQKALTSYFSDSEKNIHNLMEYAGIMGVSDKVRQYAEVLL
- a CDS encoding AAA family ATPase, which gives rise to MNNKEVQKNMVKYISTFDESIRDFNVEESQSDGEENTDNKYLIDTIHKKVGSEGMSSISLKEESGGTLKMFALYPSVKEVLDKGATLFVDELNARLHPMLVRNIILTFLSPEINTRNTQLIFTTYDIWQFSNDLLCRDEIWMVSKNNDGVSELYSLGEFKDEDGNKIRRDEVLSKKYIAGNYGAIPALKPMKVLREGNIQ
- a CDS encoding putative DNA modification/repair radical SAM protein gives rise to the protein MFVYNLFMINICSKEDILKKLEILSDAAKYDVACTSSGVDRKGKGGMLGNAVAAGICHTFSSDGRCVSLLKILMTNHCIFDCKYCINRKSNDIRRACFTPREICKLTVEFYKRNYIEGLFLSSGIINSPNFTMEKICETLILLRNEYMFNGYVHVKAIPGASDELLLQAGSLADRMSVNIEFPTESSLKKYAPNKSFHLISDPMKKIKDSIEMNRLSTGKSSKLPRSNINKYLPGSIFNDVAQIEGDSILNSLPITKQANVRPFVPSGQSTQMIIGAGDDSDYTILMTAQNLYKSFDLKRVFYSAYIPINEDSSLPTLNTPVPLLREHRLYQADWLIRFYGFNAQELLSKENPDFNTYMDPKCNWAVKHLEFFPVEVQTADISSLLRVPGIGPKAAKRIVSSRRYSLLDFNSIAKMGVVLKRAHYFLTCNGKMMYKTLLDEKYITNRLIGLNSNENYQHSYKAERQLSLFDDFGLK
- a CDS encoding TIGR03915 family putative DNA repair protein; this encodes MKIFTYDDNFYALASCIYTAWEYSLCHKDESIKLQKHLFTQQNLFSENIYVSTDINKAKKVIESIKHKLSMRTYEIVYMAFLYYKDTGNDIYNYLKLAFKYGKKINYMSGEEIVMKLLKFQTAVNREIHSYKEVTRFKEVDEDLFLATIEPKHDILAELSYHFKDRMPSLNWSIIDSSRSIALIHPKDSDCYLQIVEKSTLEAATKLNDIKNPYSKLWKTFFENISIKERGNVNLQRQNCPLRKRKYMTEFIDEWLQFRYHIS